The region AATTTTTAAAAAATACAAACCATTATTAAGCTCTGTGATATCTATCAGTTCCTCATTAGAAATGGTTCCTTTGCTCATTAGAGCGCCTGTGATAGAATAGATGGTATAATTTTCTAAATTAGTTAATCCCGTTATTTTAACATGCTTGTTTGCGGGGTTTGGAAACAATTTTATTTTTTCTTTAAACTCAAATTCACTGCTACTCAAACTTTGGTCTGTTGATCGTTCATAACTAAAACCTCCTCCTGCACCTCCAGATTGCCAAGAAGTAAATTTTAGATCTATATAAATATCATCTGTAATTAAATGCAAAACCATATCTTGATTTACTAAACTAGGCGGGTTACTTCCACTTGAATCTTCCCAGTTTTGAAAGGTCAACATGGCACTGTTGGAAGCTATCCCAATAGCCCATTCGGTATCTGCTGGACTAAAAAAGTCAGTGTAATTGGTTTCAGAAGCAATATTGAAGACTCCTTGATTGTTAGCCCTAGTAATCCAAACATTATTGTTGATCCTATCTTGATTGGTTGCTAAAAGCCAGTCTGCATTGTTTGCTTTTGTAAAAGTTATCCTAGCGCCAGTCCAAGTCGTTTGAGCCTTTAATTGAGTAATGCTCATTACTAACATCACTGCGGTGATCAAAATGTAATTTTTCTTCATGATACTATGTATTTAAAGGTTATTGTTCATTTTTTTTAGAGGTATTGTCCAGTAATAGCAGCCCAACTTGAAACCGCCTATTCATCCACCTACCCTAATTTTATTTTGTTTTTATTATTTTATAATTACAGCTTTAGTCTAAATCAATCACAACCAATCTCGTATGTTGGCCTTTTATTCATTCGGTACGACATGTTAAAAAACCTTCCCCAAATTCGGTACACACCTAAGTAAAATAGTCTTATAAATGGTGTGCTATATCTTGCTCCTGCTTTACAGAAGTTCATCCCTCTACTATTGCCCTTATATCCATATGGCATTTCATTCCTGCTTTTCAGATAAAATATTACTCTGTCCCAACTAGTCCTTTGACTTTTATCGGCAGGACGTTTTGCATTTTTCAAACCAAATAAAACATGCAGAGAAGAGAAAACTTCGGTTGATGATTCTATTGCGTCTGCAATGAGCGCATATGCATTGCCAAAGCATGCTGCTAACCCTTTCCTGAAGATAAACTAGTATTCCAAAATATGTGACCCGTATTGTAATTTACTCGTTGTTCAAAATCAGGTATTTAATTTTGCTCCAAGGTTAGGTAATCGGCACCCCCATTTCCACCACTAATGTCTATAAGTTCTATTTTTGTGGATGATTGTGATATAAAATCCCAATCATCATTTAAATCCTCAAAATCAATTATTAAGTTGAAATTGAT is a window of Nonlabens sp. MB-3u-79 DNA encoding:
- a CDS encoding T9SS type A sorting domain-containing protein; the encoded protein is MKKNYILITAVMLVMSITQLKAQTTWTGARITFTKANNADWLLATNQDRINNNVWITRANNQGVFNIASETNYTDFFSPADTEWAIGIASNSAMLTFQNWEDSSGSNPPSLVNQDMVLHLITDDIYIDLKFTSWQSGGAGGGFSYERSTDQSLSSSEFEFKEKIKLFPNPANKHVKITGLTNLENYTIYSITGALMSKGTISNEELIDITELNNGLYFLKIKNGNTLRFLKK